A single region of the Anopheles funestus chromosome X, idAnoFuneDA-416_04, whole genome shotgun sequence genome encodes:
- the LOC125766531 gene encoding uncharacterized protein LOC125766531 — MTAHESYGFIGTWEIVESHLEGTTEKLGLEGIKFRLDEMGDIIWYNDLINTNSNTQNGAGRDSQLNNPRLSSLNGAAFCPINDSAAVLFSCETFEVVELSSNGPGLIFGAYTGHSIEFRTNHYNPGEQMSLRCDCWCELHCQRVKEDQSVGQEEPFTLITVLDDGNFCDVTLKSCDNVIYNVHSPILRLNGFDCSSMTAASTYQHLASRFECAEAQAQVAATHPPLMKVSSVPCARAVRTGSNTYGRGSPAMMCSVSASATPSLHPSAHASPTILNPNFLLPPTSLDSYNLSPKLVANISNSFNCLMPTGDTHCTDGNTHSIFLDVPKRAAHQTSSCSDSNLHIDRNVFFFPDAVPATCRVKFKPPSSPFRARSPSPFPVSTLDTPPSSPLTPLSVLNNIPAKMLSTILHWLYCECLPDQLDEDTCIQLINMCESTTPLSRMSEPCKNYLRNIQLKKFVIDIINDLHDSLNNMIQMVNPSTISHSPCVLCQVFKEGVKECLTAFVKLLQFCNIFTKDATTFTRQQRHEIIKYVRTRMPIYLSQVHQLLQNVNLVLGSLSPDDRNDLVSYLVPEITGALEVLTSAVSEIKLSLEEVCKDLKSSQQEQQQQQKLHETSVQPQGRTHTGNNRSGCGRSTQSTQLSGNRSGTERARSHARSTTVQSRLGQSTSESDLKFFLYMYEVKKMRDIYGRVTNALEVLLHKKNTFNEMNLLHQHQTVRRNLEQLAMEVPSAIGQLEELCDTIDEKIGWKEFKFCFKFLTSQVNGIVSKLLEHKSALNDAMFYISTLVQKEQFTCALVELGLLDKRSVDPALLHECAARRSAVRSSGQRQLEYATVKMNLVQTLCESPTAAHSSLSKNALKLLHSGQLADMEFEVVVPQMEQQNESVTPTTSCDFSPDEGLLLNGANKGANGGGGGGGSETATAVNASSSGSSNGSNAKGCNTKGTQSHCFKAHRVIVAARCEWFKKALLSGMQEDINRKIIIYDTSPVIFRRLLLYLYGAPVDRSVGVDQLCELMLLADRYSVDNLKAICEQTLVASIDSESVICLYGISDRFNAAALKARCLSYLSQHTELTQLDIFQELPVYLQNEVQELIRWCGRAPEPWCDRGPERSRSDRGSRHSLKSPSKASKSSRSRKTSPSFM; from the exons ATGACGGCACACGAATCGTATGGATTCATCGGGACGTGGGAG ATAGTGGAGTCGCATCTGGAAGGCACCACGGAAAAGCTAGGTCTCGAAGG CATCAAGTTCCGGCTGGACGAGATGGGGGACATTATCTGGTACAACGATCTAATCAACACAAACTCAAACACCCAAAACGGTGCCGGGCGGGACTCGCAGCTCAACAATCCACGGCTGAGCAGTTTGAATGGGGCGGCATTTTGCCCGATCAACGATTCGGCGGCGGTACTGTTTAGCTGCGAAACGTTCGAGGTGGTGGAGCTGTCGTCGAACGGGCCGGGTCTTATCTTCGGTGCGTACACCGGGCACAGCATCGAGTTTCGCACCAACCACTACAATCCGGGCGAGCAGATGTCGCTGCGGTGTGACTGCTGGTGTGAGCTGCACTGTCAGCGCGTCAAGGAGGACCAGTCGGTCGGGCAGGAGGAACCGTTCACGCTGATCACCGTGCTGGACGATGGCAACTTCTGTGATGTGACTCTCAAGAGTTGTGATAATGTAATC TACAACGTGCACTCGCCAATTTTGCGCTTGAACGGATTTGACTGCAGCAGTATGACGGCGGCTTCCACCTATCAGCATCTGGCTAGTCGGTTTGAGTGTGCCGAGGCGCAGGCACAGGTTGCTGCCACGCATCCACCATTGATGAAGGTTTCCTCCGTACCGTGTGCCCGGGCAGTGCGCACCGGTAGCAACACGTACGGTCGTGGTTCACCCGCAATGATGTGCAGCGTTAGTGCGAGCGCCACCCCCAGCTTACATCCGAGCGCACACGCTAGCCCAACGATTCTGAATCCAAACTTTCTGCTACCGCCAACATCGCTCGACTCGTACAATCTGTCACCGAAGCTGGTGGCAAACATATCGAACTCGTTCAACTGTCTCATGCCGACGGGTGATACGCACTGTACGGACGGTAACACACACTCCATATTTCTCGATGTGCCAAAGCGGGCGGCCCATCAAACGTCCTCCTGTTCGGATTCGAACCTGCACATCGATCGGAATGTGTTCTTCTTTCCCGATGCGGTACCGGCTACCTGTCGCGTAAAGTTtaaaccaccatcatcaccatttcGCGCCCGAAGTCCATCACCGTTtccggtgtcgacgctcgatacACCGCCATCCTCACCGTTAACTCCACTCTCGGTGTTGAACAATATCCCGGCAAAGATGTTGTCTACTATCCTCCATTGGCTGTACTGCGAATGTTTGCCCGACCAGCTGGATGAGGATACCTGCATTCAGCTGATCAATATGTGCGAAAGTACGACACCGCTTAGCCGCATGAGCGAACCGTGCAAGAACTATCTGCGAAACATACAGCTGAAGAAGT TTGTAATCGACATCATCAACGACCTGCATGACAGTCTGAACAATATGATACAGATGGTTAATCCGAGCACCATATCCCACAGTCCGTGCGTACTGTGTCAGGTGTTTAAAGAAGGCGTCAAAGAGTGTCTCACGG CATTTGTGAAGCTGCTACAGTTTTGCAACATCTTTACAAAGGATGCTACAACCTTCACGCGTCAGCAGCGGCACGAGATCATCAAGTACGTCCGTACCCGCATGCCGATCTATCTGTCGCAGGTGCATCAGCTGCTGCAGAACGTGAACCTCGTGCTGGGCAGCTTATCGCCCGACGATCGTAATGATCTAGTGTCCTATCTGGTGCCGGAAATAACCGGCGCCCTCGAGGTACTAACATCGGCCGTGTCCGAAATAAAGCTATCGCTGGAAGAGGTTTGCAAGGATTTGAAAAGTAGCcagcaggagcagcagcaacagcaaaagctACATGAAACTTCCGTACAGCCGCAGGGACGTACGCATACCGGCAACAATCGGAGCGGTTGTGGCCGTAGCACCCAATCAACCCAGCTGTCCGGTAACCGATCCGGTACGGAACGTGCCCGTAGCCATGCGCGCAGCACAACCGTACAGTCACGGCTCGGCCAAAGCACGTCCGAGTCCGATCTGAAGTTCTTCCTGTACATGTACGAGGTGAAGAAGATGCGTGATATTTACGGGCGCGTTACCAATGCGCTCGAGGTGTTACTGCACAAGAAAAACACGTTCAACGAGATGAATTTGCTGCACCAGCATCAAACGGTACGGCGTAACTTGGAGCAGCTAGCGATGGAGGTACCGTCCGCCATCGGTCAGCTGGAGGAGCTTTGCGATACGATAGACGAGAAGATTGGTTGGAAGgagtttaaattttgcttcaaatttctCACCAGTCAAGTG AATGGCATTGTTTCAAAGCTGCTGGAACACAAGTCTGCCCTAAATGATGCAATGTTTTAT ATCTCCACCCTGGTGCAGAAGGAACAGTTTACGTGTGCGCTTGTGGAATTGGGTCTGCTGGACAAACGAAGCGTCGACCCAGCCCTGCTGCACGAGTGTGCTGCACGGCGCAGTGCGGTTCGGTCCAGTGGGCAGCGACAGCTTGAGTATGCCACCGTCAAGATGAATCTGGTGCAAACTTTATGTGAGTCACCGACCGCTGCCCACAGCAGCTTGTCGAAGAATGCACTGAAGTTGCTCCATTCGGGTCAGCTGGCGGATATGGAGTTTGAGGTGGTGGTACCGCAGATGGAGCAGCAGAACGAAAGCGTTACGCCGACGACGTCATGCGATTTTAGCCCGGACGAGGGCCTATTGCTCAACGGTGCGAACAAGGGTgctaatggtggtggtggtggtgggggaAGTGAAACCGCAACGGCTGTGAATGCTTCCAGTAGTGGCAGTAGTAACGGTAGTAACGCTAAAGGTTGCAATACGAAAGGTACACAGTCGCATTGCTTCAAGGCGCATCGTGTGATAGTGGCGGCCCGGTGCGAATGGTTCAAGAAGGCACTGCTGTCCGGCATGCAGGAGGATATTAATCG taaaattattatttacgaTACCTCGCCGGTTATCTTCCGCCGGTTGCTACTGTATCTGTACGGTGCACCGGTCGATCGGTCCGTCGGTGTCGATCAGCTTTGCGAGCTGATGCTGCTTGCCGATCGTTATTCGGTCGACAATCTGAAAGCGATCTGCGAGCAAACGCTGGTTGCGTCGATCGACAGCGAGTCAGTGATCTGTCTGTACGGGATATCGGATCGTTTTAATGCGGCCGCACTAAAGGCACGGTGCCTATCGTACCTATCGCAGCATACCGAGCTGACACAACTTGACATCTTCCAGGAACTTCCGGTGTATCTGCAG AACGAAGTGCAAGAGCTGATACGCTGGTGCGGAAGGGCACCGGAACCGTGGTGTGACCGGGGCCCGGAACGTTCCAGATCGGACCGTGGTTCGCGCCACAGCCTGAAGAGCCCGTCGAAAGCATCGAAATCGTCACGGTCGCGTAAAACGTCACCATCCTTTATGTGA